GGGTGACGTACGTGTTTGTGCAAGTAATCAGACTAATCAAGCGCCAGACCGAGAAGAACCAGGTGATGGTGCTAATCATTGCCAATGCGGTGTATTTTGTAAGTCAGGGACAGCATTCCCGGTATGTCCGACGATCTAACGCGTGTGCTTTCCGTTCCCGCGGCTCCGTTGTTTACAGACGGTGGTTACGTTCAACGTGGTGGCACTGCTAATACCGCACGTGGCGGTCGTCTGCGACGTAGTGTCGTTCGTGGCGTTTTGCTGGTgtattttggtgttttttcgCTATCTCAAAGAATCGGTTGGCGGTGATACGGCCATTATTGAGCTGTACGAAACCAAGGCAATCCAGCCGCCCCAAGTGTGTCCATGCTTTCGATTCATCTACGACAAAAAGTGAGCCCTTTTTCTTTGGAAGCAGTAATCGGGATTAGACCATTAAAGTGATAATCTTTAAACATCTTTTTTCCAGACGACAGCTGCGCGCTATCCGGTTCGGAATTATGCAGCTACCTATTTACAACAGTGTTGTCGCTAGTATTCAATTAATCATTTTCTCGTTTGATAAGGTAAACATTTGGATATTACTTTTCATCACGTTATGAAACCGTTTTTTCTCTTATTGCAGGATTTATTCTTCGATGCGTTCTATGTAATTTTACCATTCATAATAGTGTCGATCGTATTCTACGTTGGATCATCGGTTTCGTTCATTAAAACAGTGGCTCCACTCTATCCCGACAACCCGATCTTTGTAAGCAGAACCACCCAACCTTTACTCAATGTTATTAATCTGTTTACGCACTTTTCCCTGCACAGAAACGATTCTTTCTGCTACAGTTGGTGCTTCTCATCACCAAACCGCAGATCATCATCCTTGAGCTCATCTACAACCTGGTCACGTTCGAATGTACTGTAGCTGGCGAGCCCAAAGTGTACGCAAACAGTAAGTTTGTGTTCTAAACATGTTCAAGCACTGTCAGTAATATTTCTGCTTAAACCTTTCCCGTGCAGTGATAAAACAAACGTTGATACTTATCGAAGTCGCAGTAGTCGCCATTTTTTCGTACAAATTCTACACCACcgcgcaacaacagcaaccgaaAGGGGAGAAGTCGGGTGTAAACAATACGGGATATGAGGCATAAAAGAATAGGAGCAGAGATCTGACGAGGCAGCAATTTACTTACCTAAgtagtgtttatttattaaaattattgttgaacagcaggaaaaattgttattaaaaataatattcgtCATTGAATGGTACAGCGAATAGTTCAAATGAGAAGCAAACACAATTccaaacacaaagcaaacagtaCCCGATGAAGATTGCAAAGTGAATTTAAACCACCATTAAACGATGATTGAGTTCAAACAATTATCGGTCCACTTTTGTATTGCCACTTGAAGAGATCCTTTAGCTACGCTGTAACGAATGTTTACCTTTTCATACTAACGAGCTGTAGAATCACTCGAACCAGTGCTACGAACTGCAAAGAGAAACTAGTCTAGAATTGTTCTTAAGTTTAATACTAGCAGTGGTGCTCACTGGGGCGGCccagtggcatgatggtagcggaaccagtcttcacacgaacggaccggaccaaaaccCCCACCGGGACAATCCCCCGTAAGCAAAGCAGACCAATTAATTACGGGACTAGATCCAGAAATGACAGGACTTAGAAGCTCTTGAGGACgttgttgccgataaagaagaagttgtTGTTCACTGAATCTTTTTTAAAAAGAGTCATTCAACTAACACTTAAGTGACGAGTCGTTTAAATCAAGAGtcgattctcaaaagatttataaacctgaaaaaaaaatcatgaattcCCAATTCCCAATCATGACGCAAAGTGGCATTATTGAACAATAAACTAAATTTCTTAATTAACCTATAAATAATCAAGCTTACCTCATATGCATAAAAATACTTATTTCAGAAGcagaaacaatgaaaataatgttaaaatcATAGCTTCGAGAGAGATTCATAAACCTGGAGGTGAA
This region of Anopheles marshallii chromosome 2, idAnoMarsDA_429_01, whole genome shotgun sequence genomic DNA includes:
- the LOC128709091 gene encoding uncharacterized protein LOC128709091, which translates into the protein MNFTAPQTAPPIDCRNYLPPLRQYYAEYAISLCLSLTVGCIIWLWVTYVFVQVIRLIKRQTEKNQVMVLIIANAVYFTVVTFNVVALLIPHVAVVCDVVSFVAFCWCILVFFRYLKESVGGDTAIIELYETKAIQPPQVCPCFRFIYDKKRQLRAIRFGIMQLPIYNSVVASIQLIIFSFDKDLFFDAFYVILPFIIVSIVFYVGSSVSFIKTVAPLYPDNPIFKRFFLLQLVLLITKPQIIILELIYNLVTFECTVAGEPKVYANMIKQTLILIEVAVVAIFSYKFYTTAQQQQPKGEKSGVNNTGYEA